From a single Dromaius novaehollandiae isolate bDroNov1 chromosome 13, bDroNov1.hap1, whole genome shotgun sequence genomic region:
- the CIAO2B gene encoding cytosolic iron-sulfur assembly component 2B isoform X2 — protein sequence MVGPGPGGGAAPLENANPLIYRRSGERPVTAREEDDELPDSIDDREIFDLIRSINDPEHPLTLEELNVVEQVNDAESTVAVEFTPTIPHCSMATLIGLSIKVKLIRSLPERFKVDVHITPGTHASEHAVNKQLADKERVAAALENSHLLEVVNQCLSARS from the exons ATGGtgggcccgggcccgggcggcggtgCGGCGCCGCTGGAGAACGCGAACCCCCTCATCTACCGCCGCTCGGGGGAGCGGCCGGTGACGGCGCGGGAGGAGGACGACGAGCTGCCCGACTCCATCGACGACCGCGAGATCTTCG ATCTCATCCGCTCCATCAACGACCCCGAGCACCCGCTCACCCTGGAGGAGCTCAACGTGGTGGAGCAG GTGAACGACGCTGAAAGCACCGTGGCGGTGGAGTTCACTCCCACGATCCCGCACTGCAGCATGGCAACGCTAATCGGCCTGTCGATAAAAGTAAAATTGATTAGATCTCTGCCTGAGAGATTTAAG GTGGATGTTCATATAACACCAGGAACACATGCCTCTGAGCATGCAG ttaATAAACAGCTTGCTGATAAAGAACGTGTAGCAGCTGCTCTGGAAAACTCTCATTTACTGGAAGTGGTGAATCAGTGCTTGTCTGCTCGATCATAA
- the CIAO2B gene encoding cytosolic iron-sulfur assembly component 2B isoform X1, producing the protein MVGPGPGGGAAPLENANPLIYRRSGERPVTAREEDDELPDSIDDREIFDLIRSINDPEHPLTLEELNVVEQVRVKVNDAESTVAVEFTPTIPHCSMATLIGLSIKVKLIRSLPERFKVDVHITPGTHASEHAVNKQLADKERVAAALENSHLLEVVNQCLSARS; encoded by the exons ATGGtgggcccgggcccgggcggcggtgCGGCGCCGCTGGAGAACGCGAACCCCCTCATCTACCGCCGCTCGGGGGAGCGGCCGGTGACGGCGCGGGAGGAGGACGACGAGCTGCCCGACTCCATCGACGACCGCGAGATCTTCG ATCTCATCCGCTCCATCAACGACCCCGAGCACCCGCTCACCCTGGAGGAGCTCAACGTGGTGGAGCAGGTCCGCGTCAAG GTGAACGACGCTGAAAGCACCGTGGCGGTGGAGTTCACTCCCACGATCCCGCACTGCAGCATGGCAACGCTAATCGGCCTGTCGATAAAAGTAAAATTGATTAGATCTCTGCCTGAGAGATTTAAG GTGGATGTTCATATAACACCAGGAACACATGCCTCTGAGCATGCAG ttaATAAACAGCTTGCTGATAAAGAACGTGTAGCAGCTGCTCTGGAAAACTCTCATTTACTGGAAGTGGTGAATCAGTGCTTGTCTGCTCGATCATAA